The Mesorhizobium loti DNA segment CGTGAATCGTGGTTCGAGCCCATGAGCGGGAACCAGAAAAATCAGATCGCTGGATTCCAAATCTTCCTTTCTGTCGAATACCCACTGAATAAACGCGTGCGAATTGCCTGAGGGATAGCCGCCTCGCAGGCGCCCACCGTATTTGTGGTCCGGGTCACGGGCCCGGCTTCCGCGATCACACCATAGGCCAACGCGGCAACTTGGTTCACAGTACAACCACAAGCGGTCGATTCCTTCGGGATGTAGCCACTTGAAAAGCCCGCCGCAGGTCGCTCCTGTGGCGGGCTTTTCCTATTGGGACCAAGGTCTTAGGTGGCTCCATGCAAAGGTCTGACGTAACCGCTTTGGTTCCGGTATCGTCCATTGGATGTTCCATTACTTTAGTCAATCGCAATATATGGATGAAGGCTTGGCTGACCCGCCGCCCCATTCACGGCGGCGACGGGCGCCCCTAGGGATCGCGGGACTTGCCGCCACCTATGTTCCGAGGCTTCCCTGGCGGGCGCCTCAACGCTCCTTTGGCTTCGGCGTGATCTCCTCGACCCGCACCTTGTCGCCAATCTCTTTCGCCAGGGCGAAAGCCTTGGTTTTGTCCTTCGTGGTCAGGACCGTACGCCACATCGGTTTTTCAAAGACGCTCACGACATAGGTTGTGGCCGGCTTTTCAGTCATCGATGGCTCTCACCTCCTTCATTTGAATGCTTCAGTTATATTAGCGGTACCGCATATAATGATCAGCCGGCAGCAGCCCCACGCCGGTTAGGCCCGGCGCACTGCTTTCCCAACGAAGTGTGCGCCGGGCCGCCCCAAGTCGGGCCGGCAAAGCTCGCGATCTCGGCCAGAGGTGCGCGAGCCGATCGGAGACCCGATCTTCAGCAGGGGATGCCCCTGCCCTGCTGACAACAACAACTATTAGAGATGACTAATGTTCCATCAAGCCGGTTCCGATCGAACGGACCGGCGCCCGCAGCCCGCGGGACCATCGGATGCCTTCGCCGCCGACAGCTCCCCTCAGCCTCGCGCGACAGTGGCCGGCAGAGATGGAACCGTGCGCTGACGCGGGCGTTATTGTCCTCACGCAGTCGAGGTTCCAATGCAAACCGCTTGGTTTTCCAAACCCGTGGTGGTTTCGGTCGGTGTGGCCGGTGCCACCCGCAACTTGTCCAACACACAGCAGGCCATCGAATTGCTGACGACACACTGGCGCGACGCCGGCAGCCTCAAACATCAATCCGCGTTGCGCGCCTGCCGCCGCGCGACAAGCGGCGAGGTGCCTGCCGATATCGCCAGGGAGGCTTTCATCGAGGCGGCGCGCGAGGCACACATACTGGTCGAGTAGGTCGAGCCGCATTCACGGACTGCAACCATCGTTCACAATTTCGTGATCGACGGAACCGTCTGAAACGGCGAGCGTTTTTTTGCAGGCGTCTTTTTGTCAGGCAACATCAGGAGGCGTTTATGCGCATCATGAACCTCGTCACGCTCGCTCTCATCATCCTTGGCGGTCTCAACTGGCTGTCCATGGGTGTGACCGGCTATGACGTAATCGGCACAGCCCTTGGGGGCGCCATGCTGGCCCGCCTGGCCTATCTGATCATAGGCCTTGCAGCCATATGGCAGCTCATGCCGGGCTTCCAGAGCTTCACCCTTGGAGAAGTCGATGCCGAAAGGCATCTCCCGCATCATCGGTGACTGGTAAGCCGGGGGCGGCGGAAAACCCGCCGCCCCACGGGGGGGCATTCAGATGCCAAAACCCGGCGCGGCGTCGGCATCGGCATCGACGCCGGCTTGCGGCACGATAATCGATGCCAGCGGCGCGCTGAGGCGCCAGTGGAGACGGCCGGGCGAGCGCTCCAGTTCGGCTGAACCGCCCAGCGACTGCGGCGCCACCCGCTGCAGGACGACAGTGCCGAACCCCTTGCGTGTGATCTCATCGCCGTTGCTGCCCGGACGAGGCGTGGATGTTTCGGTCCAGAGCATCTGGAATTCACGCCCGCCAGAACCCTGGGCACCTGCACTCCGGGCGCCGGCCCCTTGGACGCTGGCACCCTGGGCGCCGGAACCGATCGTCCAGGTGATCTCGACCCGGCCGTCTTCGCTGCCCAATGCGCCATATTTGGACGAGTTCGTGCCGAGCTCATGGAAGGCCATGCCGAGATTCTGCACGGCATTCGACTGCAGCGTCAGGACCGGACCCGAGAGCAGGATCTGCTCCTCGCGGCCGAACGGCTTCAAATGTTCCTGGATCAGGTCGAACAGGCTGGCGCCGGCCCATTCCGAGGTGACGAGCAGGTCGTGCGAGCGCGACAGCGCCATGATGCGGGCGCGGATCAGTTCCTCGAACTCACGCGGGTCGCTGGAGCGCTTGCTCGTTTCCCTGACCATCGACAGGATGACCGCGAACTGGTTCTTGACGCGATGGTTGACCTCCCGCATCAAGAGCCTGATGCGGCGCTCGCTCTCCTTGGCGGCGGAAATGTCGCGGGCGATCTTCGAGGCGCCGACGATCTCGCCATTGGCGTTCTTGATCGGCGAAACCGTCAGCGAGACGGAAATAAGCGCGCCGTCCTTGCGCCTTCGCGTCGTCTCATAGCTCGCCACCCGCTCGCCGGCGCGAACCCTGCGGATGATCTCGGTCTCCTCGCCCTTGAGGTGATCGGGGATGAGCATGAGGATGGACTGGCCCACCGCCTCGTCGGCGCTGTACCCGAACATGCGCTCGGCTGCCAGGTTCCAGCTGGTGATGATGCTGTTCAGATCCTTGCTGATGATGGCATCGAAAGACGAATCGACAATCGCCGCGAGCCGTCCGTCGGCGAGCATGTCCAGCCTGTTACTGCCCTTGGTATCGGTCATCGCCGCCCGGAATTCCGCCATCACCATTAGCTAGCGCGCTGGCGGCTCAAGGCAATCGCCCGGGGAAAAATTGCTGCGGGCGACGCGCGATGAGGCAGCGCATCATGCCGAACGCCTCATCGGCCGGCCGGCTTCGCGCCTTCGGCGTCAGGCAGCACGCCGAACTCCTGCGACTTGACGCCTTGCTCGGCCGTCAGGAATCCGTCCGAGGAAAGACCGCGCCGCAGCAGTTCCCTGACCGCCGCCGAGCGGCTTGGCATGCGCCTTTCGAAGCGCCAGTTTTCCAGCGCCGCCAATTCGTCTGTGGTGAGCATGATCTGCAGTCGTTCGGGGCGTTCGAGTTCAGCCATGTGCGCGCTCCTCGCTCAGGACTAAAAATACAGTGAGTTAGTATCTAACTCATTTGGCTTATAATTAGGATAGCGCTCATTACGCGTCAAGACCGGCCAGTGAGCGCTCCCCGCATCAAACTCATGATGCGTATCGAACGCCTGAAACACATTCCTGTAACTACCCTAACTAACTGATTTTATTTGGATATTATGAAATTTTCACTTGCCATGCCGGCGCGCCGGGCGCATGCTCCAAGCTGAACAGAAAACCGTTCCCTTTGGGAGGTTTCGATGCGGTACGATTACTCCACGCGCCTGCGCGATGACGTCAATTCAGCGGCCGAGAGGGCATTCAAGACGGCAGGCATCATCAACATCACGGCGACGGCCGAACAGGTCAGGGTCCGGAATCTGGCCGAGAACGTCGCCCTCGAGGACATAGAGTATCTGGTTCTCCAGGCTGCCCAGCTGCTTGGCGCGGCAATCGAATTCGACGCCTTGAGCAATGGGTTGGCGCTGCCAGGAAATGGCATTGATGCTGAGGAACCTGCGATCAGCGCGCCCACCTTCTCACAGCCGGTCTCGATCCAGTAGTGCCGCTCTGACGCGGCTCCTAACCGCTGCGCCGCTTCCAACACGTGAAGGAGCGCTTTCCGGCCGGGGACCGGCAGCTCGCGCCTCGGTCACATTCGCCCGATCGCAGTCGCCCCATCACAGCGGCCCGATCACAGTCGCCCGATCACAGTCGATTGAGACAGCTCCGAACACCTTTGGGAATTGAGCGCGCGCTCTATATGGTGCGGCAAAACCCCAATCGGAGCCTCCACAATGACCCTCGCCACACGAAAACTCGGCAGCCAGGGGCTGCACGTCTCGGCCATCGGTCTCGGCTGCATGGGCATGAGCCAGTCCTACGGTCCGGCCGACGAGGCTGAATCCATCGCCACGCTGCACCGCGCCATCGAACTGGGCTGCACCTTCCTCGATACCGCCGAGGTCTATGGCCCGCACACCAACGAGGCACTGCTCGGTCGGGCGCTGAAGGGCAAGCGCGACCAGGTGACGATCGCCACCAAATTCGGCTTCCGCATCGAAAACAGCAAGCAGGTCGGCGGCGTCGACAGCCGACCCGAGCACATCAGAGAGGTTGTCGAAGCCTCGCTCCGCCGGCTCGCCACCGACCATATCGACCTGCTCTACCAGCACCGCGTCGACCCTGATGTGCCGATGGAGGATGTCGCCGGCACCGTCGGCGAACTGGTCGCGCAAGGCAAGGTGCGTTTCTTCGGACTGTCGGAGGCAGGTAGCGCCAACATAAGCCGCGCGCATGCCGTCTTTCCGGTCTCGGCGCTGCAGAGCGAATATTCGCTGTGGGAGCGCAACCTGGAGCCCGAGATCATCCCGCTGCTCAAAAAGCTCGGCATCGGACTGGTGCCCTTCTCACCCCTCGGCCGCGGCTTTCTCACCGGCGACGTCAAGCGTGCCGAGGATTATCCCGAGAGCGACTACCGCCGCAACGACCCGCGCTACCAGGGCGAGAATTACGACGCCAATGTCGAAGCGGCCACCAAGGTGCGCGACATCGCAACGGCCCGCGGCGTCAAGCCTGGACAGATCGCGCTGGCCTGGCTGCTTGGCAAGGGCAACGGCTTTGGCATTGACATCGTGCCGATCCCCGGCACCAAGCGCAGACAATATCTGGAGGAGAACATCGCCGCCGCCTCCCTGAAACTCGACGCCGCCGAAATGGCAGCACTCGACGAGGCGCTGGCGCCAGGAAAAATCTCCGGCCCACGCTATGGCGAGCGCGGCATGGCGATGGTGGATCGGTAGCGCCGCACTGGGTTCCATTTCCGGCCAACTAGCGCCGCTACGCACCGACCCGAAGCGGTCGATCGGCGCCAAGATCATCCAGCTTCATCAGGCGGTCTCGGAATTTGACTGCCGGCAAGAGCCCGCCACCGCGAAGCGGCGGGCTTGGATGACCTTGGATCACTGAATGATCTTGACGATCTTGCGTGTGTGAGGATCAACCACAACAGTTTGGTTGTCGACCACGACGTAGCGGTATTTGACGTTGGGAACTTCATGAAGTTCGACGGTATCGGGCAGAGCCGTGCCGACATTGAGCTCAACCCCTGGAAGCTTGACGGAAGCCAGCGGTTGCTTGTGCACATACTCCTTGATCACCGTTTCCTGCTCAGGCTGGATGACCACATCCTGAGCGGCGGCAGCGCCAACGCCAGCGAGAAGCAAAAGTCCTGCCGCGGCAGTGATAAGATGCATCCTCATGATTGTCTCCTTTCCTTTGCAAGCCCTTTCGCTGGGCGATTGAGATCATTTCGCAGCGCAGCAAGGGCTCCCGCCGTAACGCCGTCGGATGTGGGTTGTTCCTTCAAATTTCCGACTGCCGCTTTTTGCCAATTCGCCTGGAACGAAGTTTTTTCGTCGAGGTTTATCCTGCGAAGGGACTGATGCTTTCGAGGAGACCTCCCATGAAGCATATTCTGATCACCAGCATGCTCGCGCTCGGCATCGGATGCGGTGCCGCGGTTGCCCAGACACAGCCAGCTGAAACCCAGTCGGGCGGTGACGCCAATTGCGCGGCCGGCGCGGCTAATTGTCAAAAAGGCTCAAAGATGAAGATGGGCGAGCAGGCCCAGGGCAAGGCAAAGGCCCAGACGGACCAGCAGGCTCAAGGCAAGCCCAAGGTCCAGACCGACGAGCAGGCCCAGGGCAAGGCCAAGGTCCAGACCGACCAGCAGGCCCAGGGCAAGGCCAAGGTCCAGACGGACCAGCAGGCCCAGGGCAAAGCAGGTGCGACCACCGATCAGCAGGCCCAGGGCAAGACCTCAACACAGACTGATCAGGGGTCGACTGCTTCCATCAGCAACGTGACTGTCGAACAGAAAACCCAGATCACCCAGGTCATCAAGGAGACCAGGGTCGAGCCGGTGTCGAATGTCGATTTCGACATTTCGGTCGGCATCGAGGTTCCCCGGCACAAAATCCGGTTGCATCGTCTGCCCGCGCGCATCGTCAAGATCGTGCCGGCCTACGAAAGCTACGAGTATTTCGTATTGGCCGATGGTCGGATCGTCATCGTCGATCCGGACACGTTGAAGATCGTCCTTATCCTGACCTGACCTTGTACCCATCGCACCGCCCGCCACATCCACGTGGCGGGCGTTTCTATGATAGGGCCGATGAACCGACTGAGCGATGGCCACCTCGCGGCATGGAGGCGGATCAGTGCAGCTATTGGAGTTCCGACCGCATTTGCTGGGGCAAGGCCGCTAGGATTTAGCTGTCAGGACGTCAAAGTGGATTTCAGCACCCGCCTGTTCGTCGAACAACACCGAGCAGCCTCGCGCAAGCGCTACCGTGGAAAGGGCGTTTGCCACGACGTCGTCCGGTGACACGAAATCGCCGGTCAGCACCCGCAACTCTTCGACGCCCTCAGCCATCGAGACAAAATTTCCGACCACTCGATCGTGCCTGCAGGCCTCGACCACGTAAAGCAGATCGACCATTTCGAAGCTGTGCATGTTCAGCCTCCAATAAAAATCGTCCCTTGCAGGATCATGAAACGCATTGGCTGAACATAGTGTTCCGGCGGGCTTGAGTTACCCCTATCGCCGCTCCGACCGGCGCCGTTTGGCGATGAGCTTGAGGATCGTTCGACCGCGCGCGCGTCGCGGCATCGACCATGCCATAAGCGATGGCCTCGAACCCGAAGGTGCCTAGATCCGTTTGAAATCGGCAAGGCCTAGCCGTATCCACTGCCCCTCTGCAAAGGCTAGAGCAAACGCCTCCAAAATTCCTCGACCATAAGCTGGAGTGCCCATACCTGCCTCACCATACGGCTGAGAATTCCCGCCAACGCTGATCCAGACACCCCGATTTTTTGCGATGATTGTGGAGCGTATCTGGGCACCTGGGATGAACTCCAAACCGACTTTGAGAGGCAAGGCTTAAGAATGGTGTCTTCCGCCTGAACAAGGGCCGTATCCAGCGGGTCGAATAGGACGTGCCCCGGCCAGATCGCGAGCGGCTGCATGCAAATCCATCTAGGCGCCAGCAATTGCCGTTTCTACCTCCCGCGCGGAATGACCTGTGAGATCCTTGGCGATTTCGCCTACAAGCACGGCCGATAGTTGCTGGTGATAGTGCTTGCGAAGTTCCCCCAGGGTTCGCGGAGCGGCGATGACAATCAGGTTGGCGATTCGTCCGTCCAGAACTTGTCGGTTGAGCAACCCGGCAGTTCCTGCCGCGAAACTGTCTTCTTCGATCTGACTGTTGTCGGGATTGGCGGAACTGCTCTGATGACGGGCGCCGGACCGCTTGTTCTCATTTGCCACGTCTTCAACCGCCGAGGCCGTCAGCTTCGGGTTGGCTTCGTCTCCGGAGTTGCGAAACAGGTTGAGTTTCTCTCCATCAGCTACTGCAACTGTCGCACCTTTGGGAATATTCATTTTAAGTCTCCAAAATTGCGCCAGTCGTTGGCTGATCCAATTCAAAGCCATCTGGCGTCGGCCTCAACGTTTCAACTCGCCATTGGATGCCTTGGATCGGAGCCTTTCGTCGAGGACCATCGGGATCAGAAAACCACATCGCGCCGCTGCGAGATGCCAGAGGCATCAAGGCGCGGCATTGAATGCGGAATGTCGTTCGTTCCCTAGCAGGCGCCGCCTACTGGCCGCTTTCGGCCCTTGAGGGCCAATTTTCATAGCATCCGTTTCAGCATCCCACCTGGAAGCCGAGAGCATGCTCGCAGTGGTCGTTTCTAACGAGCCGCTTCTGTTCCGGACCGATGATCTCAGGGTCGACGAGGCGCCAGGTAAAATCTCCGGTCCCGCTATGGCGAGCGCGGCATGGCGATGGTCGATCGGTAGCGCGCTAGGAGCATGGACGCTAATGGCATGAACCGGTTTCGAAAAAACATGCCTAGAAAACAGATAGTTATCCTGACCCCGTCGGGATGGGCAGGCCCCTGCCGGTGGCCGAGACGGGCGGGGAACGGATATC contains these protein-coding regions:
- a CDS encoding response sensor protein — its product is MVMAEFRAAMTDTKGSNRLDMLADGRLAAIVDSSFDAIISKDLNSIITSWNLAAERMFGYSADEAVGQSILMLIPDHLKGEETEIIRRVRAGERVASYETTRRRKDGALISVSLTVSPIKNANGEIVGASKIARDISAAKESERRIRLLMREVNHRVKNQFAVILSMVRETSKRSSDPREFEELIRARIMALSRSHDLLVTSEWAGASLFDLIQEHLKPFGREEQILLSGPVLTLQSNAVQNLGMAFHELGTNSSKYGALGSEDGRVEITWTIGSGAQGASVQGAGARSAGAQGSGGREFQMLWTETSTPRPGSNGDEITRKGFGTVVLQRVAPQSLGGSAELERSPGRLHWRLSAPLASIIVPQAGVDADADAAPGFGI
- a CDS encoding aldo/keto reductase, with amino-acid sequence MTLATRKLGSQGLHVSAIGLGCMGMSQSYGPADEAESIATLHRAIELGCTFLDTAEVYGPHTNEALLGRALKGKRDQVTIATKFGFRIENSKQVGGVDSRPEHIREVVEASLRRLATDHIDLLYQHRVDPDVPMEDVAGTVGELVAQGKVRFFGLSEAGSANISRAHAVFPVSALQSEYSLWERNLEPEIIPLLKKLGIGLVPFSPLGRGFLTGDVKRAEDYPESDYRRNDPRYQGENYDANVEAATKVRDIATARGVKPGQIALAWLLGKGNGFGIDIVPIPGTKRRQYLEENIAAASLKLDAAEMAALDEALAPGKISGPRYGERGMAMVDR
- a CDS encoding AtsE protein is translated as MNIPKGATVAVADGEKLNLFRNSGDEANPKLTASAVEDVANENKRSGARHQSSSANPDNSQIEEDSFAAGTAGLLNRQVLDGRIANLIVIAAPRTLGELRKHYHQQLSAVLVGEIAKDLTGHSAREVETAIAGA